AAAACAGTAAATATGGCTTCTTATGGCGGAATCACAAGTATTGCTGTAAAAAATGGAATCATTGCAGCTGCATCTCCCAATACGGATCCTCAGCAAAACGGTTCTGTAATATTCTTTGATATTAATGGAAATTTTCTGAAACAAGTAACTGTAGGTGCCTTACCGGATATGGTAACTTTTTCTCCTGACGGGACAAAAGTGGTTACTGCCAACGAAGGAGAACCTAATGATGCTTATACGGTAGATCCTGAAGGAACTATCAGTATTATTGATATTTCCGGAGGTATCGGAAGTCTTACTCAAAGTAATGTAACAACTCTTAATTTCAATAGTTTTGATTCTCAGGCAGCAGCATTAATGGCTACAGGTTTAAGAAAAGTAAGAACAAACAACACACTTTCCCAGGATTTGGAACCTGAATATGTAACCATCAGCGCCGATAGTCAGAAAGCATGGGTAACGCTTCAGGAAAACAATGCTATTGCCGAGATTAATCTGGCTACTAAAACCATTACAGGAGTTTGGGGATTAGGTAAAAAAGACATGAGCCTTCCGGGGAACGGATTTGACGCTTCAGACAATAATGGAGAGATTTTGATTGCCAACTGGCCGGTAAAAGCCTATTATGTTCCGGATGCGGTACAAAATTATAAGGTAGGAAGCACCAATTATATTGTAACAGCTAATGAGGGTGACGAAAAAGATCTTTCAGGATTCAGTGAAAGAACTACTGTAGGAGCAAACACTTATATTTTAGATCCTGTGCTATTCCCTAATTCCAATATTTTAAAGGCTTCATATAACCTGGGAAGATTCAGGGTCTCTTCTGCTACAGGAAATACAGACGGAGATGCAGAGTTTGAAGAAATGGCGGCTTTAGGAGCCCGTTCTTTTTCCATTTTCAATGCAGATACCAAGCAGATTGTTTACGATAGCGGAGATCAGTTTGAACGATATATTACCAATTATCATCCGTTAATTTTCAACGCAGATAATGAGTCCAATGGCGCTAAAAACAGAAGCCGAGCCAAAGGTCCTGAACCAGAAGGAGTTGCTTTAGGAAAAATCAACGGACAGACTTATGCTTTCATCACATTGGAAAGAACAGGAGGAGTTATGGTCTATAACATTACAGATCCAAATAATCCTACTTTCACAGATTATAAACATTCCCGTTCTACATCAGCATACGGAGGTGATAACGGCCCTGAAGGAATCATCTACATCGCCCCTGAGAATACAACTACGAATAAAGGGTATGTGATTATTGCTAATGAAATCAGCGGAACCTTGTCCATGTATGAAGTAGCGATGCCGGCAACACTTGGAACAGGTGAAGTAAAAGCTGAACAGGCGACCTTCAATGTGTTCCCAAATCCTGTTAACAAAGGAAATACTCTTTATTTCAACAGAAAACAGGATTACGAATTGTATGATATGTCCGGAAAATTGATTGGGAAAGAAAAGAATGCTTTAACAATCAATACTTCTACCCTTTCTACAGGCGTTTATCTTGTAAAAACTTCGGAAGGACAGATCAAAAGAGTTATTGTAAAGTAAAATATACTATTTAGTTGATTGAAAAGGCTTCGGATTTTCCGGGGCTTTTTTGTTATCTGGAAATTTAAGATGATTTAACTTTTAAAATTCTTGAAAAAATCATTTTATCTCTATATTTACCTTCAACAAAAACCCAATTCACAATGAAAAATATTAAAATAGCTGGAATTTTAGCTATGCTCTTACTTGGAACAGGAACCGCTTTCGCACAATCCAGAAAAGTAGAATCTACAAAAGGGGTAGAAAAAACAGAAGGTAACAAAGTGGTACATGTAGAAGGTGTAGGTCATACGCTCAATTATGCGCTCAGCGGAGGAACAGTTGAGGTAGAAGGTGGTGATAACAAGCTAACGGTAAAAGGAAGTGCAAAAAAAATTACAGTTTCAGGAACAGGCAATAAAGTATACATTGATAAGGTAGACAAAATATCTCTGGAAGGCGGTGATAACACCGTGTACTATCGAACCTCCGGAACAAAATCCGGAAAGCCGGATGTTTCTATTACAGGAGTTGGAAATAAAGTTGTAAAACAGTAAAAATATTTTCCATATTAGGGATGATATCATTAGAAACCTCACAGGTTTTGAAAACCTGTGAGGTTTGGCTTTCTGCTTCATCTTTATTTTAAACAAAAAAAGACAGGCCTTTAAAAAAGCCTGTCTTTTAAAAATATCTCAGATATAATTTTACTCTACGTTGATTACCTTTTCGATTTCCGGAGCATGTTGTTTAATGGTATTTTCAACACCTAGCTTTAGCGTTGAAAAATTCAAAGAACAACCGGAACAGTTACCCAAAAGTTTCACAAACACCTGATTATCTTTCACATCAATAAGCTCAATATCACCTCCGTCTTTATTCAAAAACGGTCTGATGCTTTCCAGAGCTTCCATTACTCTTGTTACGGTATCTTCGTGTGTTATGTTTGTTTCCATATTTTTCAGTTCGATTCGGTTTTTTCAAATTTATTGAAAGTTATTATTATTTTGCTTTTGGAGAGCATCCTGCCATTGTTGAAATTTTCACTGCTTCAGTAGGCGGAAGATTTTTGTTTCTTTCCACTAAGCTTTCTACCATTTTTCTGGCAGTTTCTGTGTAGATCTCTGCAATTTTAGATCCTTCCTGAAGCGCAGCCGGTCTTCCTACGTCTCCTGCTTCTCTGATACTTTGGATCAACGGAATCTCTCCTAATACAGGAATTCCAAGATCTTCAGCTAAATATTGTGCTCCCTGGTTCCCAAAGATATAATATTTATTGTCAGGAAGTTCTTCCGGTGTAAAATACGCCATATTTTCGACTAATCCAAGAACCGGAATATTAATACTTTCCATCTGGAACATAGCAATCCCTTTTCTTACGTCTGCCAGTGCAACGTGCTGAGGTGTGCTTACAATCACCGCTCCTGTTACCGGAACTTCCTGAATAATAGACAAGTGAATATCACCTGTTCCCGGAGGAAGGTCTATTAATAAGAAATCCAGTTCTCCCCATGCAGCATCTCTGATCATCTGGTTTAATGCTTTTGAAGCCATAGGACCTCTCCACACTACTGCCTGATTAGCTCCTGAAAAATATCCTATTGAAAGCATTTTCACGCCATAATTCTCAACAGGTTTCATCAAGCTCTTGCCATTCACTTCTACAGAAATTGGCTTTTCACCTTCTGTATCAAACATGGTAGGAACTGAAGGTCCGTAGATATCAGCATCTAATAATCCTACTTTAAAGCCCATTTTTGCCAGTGTTACTGCCATATTTGCAGACACTGTAGATTTTCCTACTCCTCCTTTACCGGAAGCAATAGCGATAATATTTTGAATTCCCGGAATTTGTTTTCCTTTGATCTGACTTTGCTGAATTTCACTTGGCTCCGGAGAAACGATCTTAAGTTTTAAATGAACGTCTTCTCCAAACTCACTGGCAAAAGCCTGTTTCATGGCAGCCTCCAGTTTTTTCTTTTCGTGCATTGCAGGTGAATGAGCAGTCATGTCTATATAAACATCATTACCCATAATCTGAAAATTACTCACCAAGTCATCTACTTCTATTTCTTTAAGGAAATCCTGAACCTTTTCTTTCGTCAACATATAAATATAAATTGTTTACAAATTTACGCATTTTTTTGGTAATTTAGAATCAATAAAATCTATAATATCATGTGATAAATCAGATCGTTAAAAATTTCTCATTTCTGTTTTTTTATGCTGATATTACACTAATCCCGGAAAACAATTGATATGAAATCTATACCTTATCCTTCCAAATATGCACAGTCAAAAGGAATCTTTACCGTTGGAAAAACAAAGTTCAAATGGTATGATCTGGCATTAGATCCTGCAGAAATTTCTTCACAGGATATTCATGATGCTCAAAGATGCATTGAAAATGCAGAAGAAAACTTTCAGAATAAGGATGATCTGGGATTCGTTATTATGCACCGATGCGGAGAACAGTATCTTTTATTAGTATGCACCTGGCGAAGTGAAAATGAATTATGGGAAAGCGTTTACTATAATGGCTCCGGCAGGTTTGAAATATGGGACAGAAACAGAACCCACCTCCCGACTTACTGTGTATGGGAAATGGGCATCGTCTATCATGAATCCCAATTCTGGAAGAAATATCTGGGCTCCGGACGGGAAGAAAAAGACAAAGAGGAATATCTTAATGATTTCTTTGAGGGAGAAGTGTAAGTATTTTGCATTGAGATTCTTCCTTCGTTAGAATGACATGAAGCATAAAAATAATTTAAGCCCAAATTATCAGTTTGCTCTGTTTTTTTCATCAAACTTTACATTACGGTCCATTCCTTTTACTTTTTTATTACCGAAATTATAAGTTGCAGACACCATAAGCCTTCTGGCATCGTAATAATTATTATAAGAATGTGTTCCTGTGGTATAATAGATTTCTCCCTGGCTTTTCCCCTGCCTCAGGATATCTGAAACAAATATGTTCAGCTGAAGACTTTTTTCCATAAGGCTCAACTTAAGGCCTGAGGTAAGATTTCCCGCAAATTTCATATAGGAATTCCCGGAATTGGAAGGCAGTCGGAACCAGTAATTCAAGATCAGCTGTACTGTTTTACTTTGGTTGAGTGATATATTATTCTGAAAATCGAAATCATAGCTGTTTCCTTTTCTGGAAAGGGCATCCGTTGCAAAAACATCTGTGCTCATATAAGAATAATTGGCCGAATAATTAGCTTCCCATTTTTTGAAAAAAGTATCTGAATAATTAAGAGAAACTCCCATACTATTCTGATTATAATAATTTTCAAAAGTGCTCACCCTGTTTTCACCTTTCAGATTAGCCAACTGGCCAAATGCATCTACTGTTCTCTGAAAATACGCTGATGCCGATAATTTTCCTTTATAAATATAAGAAAATTCAAAATTATGATTGATAGACGGCTTTAGGAAAGGATTTCCGGTAAAATAAGAATTGATGTTGATATACCAGCGATATGGATTGATGGCACGGAACCCCGGTCTGTTGATTCTTTTGGAGTAATTCAGGTTGAAAGTATGATTTTCATTGCTTTTGTAAGTGATATAAGCTGTAGGAAAAAACTTTCCGTAAGAATTTTCGGTTTGCTGTCCGGAAGTTAAAGAATTTCCGTTCACTACAGAGTATTCGTAACGTAAGCCTGCTTTTGCGGACCATTTTTCATTGAAAGATTTTTCAAAACTGATATAAGCCGCATAGTTTTTTTCGTTATACTCAAACTCATTGCTTTTCAGCGGATCTGTAATATATTCTCCGTTCGTTAGGTTCTGATAAAAGATATTGGAATTATTATCAAAATTAGTGAACTTCACTCCTGTTTCTGTCTTTGCAAACGGATAAGGCAAGGTAAGATCCGCCTGTCCGGAATAAATTTTATAATCTACCATAGAAGGTGATTTTATAACAAACCGATCACCAGAAATTTCCGTAGTGGTAAAATCGATCGTTGTTTCCGGAGTATTGGAAAAATAGTTTCCTGTAATGCTCAGTTTATTGTCTTGTTTCCCGAATTTCAAATCATAGTATGCACTTGCGGTATGTTGCCTGCTTGTAGCTCTGTGCTCCGCATCGGTAAGAAGTGTATTCGTGTAATTACCATTCTGGAAATAGTTTGAAGTATTTGTAATATCCATATTGGAGTGCCCGAATCCAACATCATAGATAAACCCGATATTAGATTTTTTGCCTAGCTGATAATCCAGACTTACATTAGCCCCTAACCCATCATTGAAATCTCTTCTGTTATCATTACTTTTAAGGCCGTCTGCTCCTTCTATCCAATAATTTTCATAAGAATGTTTTTCATTTTTATTCTGTCTTAACTTTAATGAAGTACGCAGTTTTTCATTTTGATAATTCACCGTCACACTA
The nucleotide sequence above comes from Chryseobacterium sp. 7. Encoded proteins:
- a CDS encoding choice-of-anchor I family protein, producing MINNYLLKGSVIAAFFFQSGLFGQTLIHYWNFNDNTSAATVTTPSSTLVNGSLAAIAGGTSVIDFAGGTGQNFSTQNLNARNGDVPGTHLRFNNPIGGALQFNLPTTGYNNIITKFTTRRSAQGAGTQTWSYSTNGTTFVPFQTVSPQDADPQLVTLDFSAIQAVNNNPNFKVKVEFSATGGGTGGNNRFDNFTVDATPLGNVDTTPPTVTYLPGNNTNNVSTTVNPTLSFNENVRLADNSAINDSNAQNLIEFRLGNAAGTPIPFTTTFSNNIITLVPSSPLALGQTYYVSLKPNTIEDFSDNGITTVTSSTFTTVGTTISLEKNFIKVNENAGNLAFKINITNPSTSTVNLVVKPAPFSTADSNDFTLANQTINITPSTTSYTVNIPIIDDTVAEQQAEYFVVSLENPVGATISGDNSATVYIVDNDKPSPVPSNQIQLNYLLSFDPSGSNNSSTEIVVHDPSTQRLFTISSITDVFDIIDFSNPAIPSVIKTVNMASYGGITSIAVKNGIIAAASPNTDPQQNGSVIFFDINGNFLKQVTVGALPDMVTFSPDGTKVVTANEGEPNDAYTVDPEGTISIIDISGGIGSLTQSNVTTLNFNSFDSQAAALMATGLRKVRTNNTLSQDLEPEYVTISADSQKAWVTLQENNAIAEINLATKTITGVWGLGKKDMSLPGNGFDASDNNGEILIANWPVKAYYVPDAVQNYKVGSTNYIVTANEGDEKDLSGFSERTTVGANTYILDPVLFPNSNILKASYNLGRFRVSSATGNTDGDAEFEEMAALGARSFSIFNADTKQIVYDSGDQFERYITNYHPLIFNADNESNGAKNRSRAKGPEPEGVALGKINGQTYAFITLERTGGVMVYNITDPNNPTFTDYKHSRSTSAYGGDNGPEGIIYIAPENTTTNKGYVIIANEISGTLSMYEVAMPATLGTGEVKAEQATFNVFPNPVNKGNTLYFNRKQDYELYDMSGKLIGKEKNALTINTSTLSTGVYLVKTSEGQIKRVIVK
- a CDS encoding DUF3060 domain-containing protein, encoding MKNIKIAGILAMLLLGTGTAFAQSRKVESTKGVEKTEGNKVVHVEGVGHTLNYALSGGTVEVEGGDNKLTVKGSAKKITVSGTGNKVYIDKVDKISLEGGDNTVYYRTSGTKSGKPDVSITGVGNKVVKQ
- a CDS encoding NifU family protein — protein: METNITHEDTVTRVMEALESIRPFLNKDGGDIELIDVKDNQVFVKLLGNCSGCSLNFSTLKLGVENTIKQHAPEIEKVINVE
- a CDS encoding Mrp/NBP35 family ATP-binding protein, with translation MLTKEKVQDFLKEIEVDDLVSNFQIMGNDVYIDMTAHSPAMHEKKKLEAAMKQAFASEFGEDVHLKLKIVSPEPSEIQQSQIKGKQIPGIQNIIAIASGKGGVGKSTVSANMAVTLAKMGFKVGLLDADIYGPSVPTMFDTEGEKPISVEVNGKSLMKPVENYGVKMLSIGYFSGANQAVVWRGPMASKALNQMIRDAAWGELDFLLIDLPPGTGDIHLSIIQEVPVTGAVIVSTPQHVALADVRKGIAMFQMESINIPVLGLVENMAYFTPEELPDNKYYIFGNQGAQYLAEDLGIPVLGEIPLIQSIREAGDVGRPAALQEGSKIAEIYTETARKMVESLVERNKNLPPTEAVKISTMAGCSPKAK
- a CDS encoding outer membrane beta-barrel family protein, whose translation is MKKIVLAVIMLLPAAAFAQSITGKITQTGNAVPYVEVIAVKDQKKQTVISDENGNYSLKLSENGNYNIKLLQDGIEISNRDILINGEVKQDFSLEKRKEKQIESVTLTARKKLIERKADRLIFNVYNSVASQGMDGADALATTPLVKVDDNTGVSIVGKSGVAVMINDRILNLSDAELVTYLKSLRSENIEKIEVITSPPAKYEAQGNSGLINIVLKKNQNLGWSGSLTSSLQQQTYIGNSNSVTVNYQNEKLRTSLKLRQNKNEKHSYENYWIEGADGLKSNDNRRDFNDGLGANVSLDYQLGKKSNIGFIYDVGFGHSNMDITNTSNYFQNGNYTNTLLTDAEHRATSRQHTASAYYDLKFGKQDNKLSITGNYFSNTPETTIDFTTTEISGDRFVIKSPSMVDYKIYSGQADLTLPYPFAKTETGVKFTNFDNNSNIFYQNLTNGEYITDPLKSNEFEYNEKNYAAYISFEKSFNEKWSAKAGLRYEYSVVNGNSLTSGQQTENSYGKFFPTAYITYKSNENHTFNLNYSKRINRPGFRAINPYRWYININSYFTGNPFLKPSINHNFEFSYIYKGKLSASAYFQRTVDAFGQLANLKGENRVSTFENYYNQNSMGVSLNYSDTFFKKWEANYSANYSYMSTDVFATDALSRKGNSYDFDFQNNISLNQSKTVQLILNYWFRLPSNSGNSYMKFAGNLTSGLKLSLMEKSLQLNIFVSDILRQGKSQGEIYYTTGTHSYNNYYDARRLMVSATYNFGNKKVKGMDRNVKFDEKNRAN